The region TGGGCGGGATCCTGTGCCTGCTGTTCGGTTCGATTGCGGCGGTGGGGATGAATACCCTGATCCGTCATCAAATCGACCTGAGCGAAGCACGCAACCTGGTGATCGTTTCAGTAACGCTGGTCTTCGGGATTGGCGGTGTGCTGATCGGTACCGGTATGGGCCCGGAAGACTTCGGTCTCAAAGGCATCGCACTGTGCGCCATCGTGGCTATCGCGCTGAACCTGATCTTGCCGGGCAATGACAGCTGGAAGAAAAAGAAAGGCGACACGCCGGTTATCTAAACCGGCCTGCCGCCTCTTGTGTAGCCGCTTTCGCAGGCTGCGATAGGGCCGAAGGCCTTCAGTGATCGAAAAATCCTGCGACTCCTTCGGAGTCGATCGCAGCCTGCGACAGCAACTACTGTTGTTCGTCTTTACAGCGCCAAAGGCGCCCGCTCACACAACGTGTTCAACGCTGCAGCCCATTGCGGGTGGTCGTTGAGACACGGCACCAACACCAACTCCTCTCCCCCCGCCTTACGGAACTGTTCGCGTCCGCGATCACCAATCTCCTCCAGGGTTTCGATGCAATCGGCGACAAAGGCCGGGCACATCACCATGATCTTTTTCACGCCTTGTTTTGCCAGCTCATCAAGGCGCGCTTCGGTGTAGGGTTCAATCCACTTGGCCCGTCCCAATCGAGACTGAAACGCCACCGACCACTTACCGTCAGGCAACCTCATGCGCTCGGCAAATGCCTGGGCAGTGCGCAGACATTGCGCCCGATAACAGGTAGCCAGTACCGCCGGCGAAGCCTTCTGGCAGCAATCAGCGTTTTTGAAGCAATGATTACCTGTCGGGTCCAGCTTGTGTAAATGCCGCTCGGGCAGGCCATGAAAACTCAGCAGCAAGTGATCATAATCTTGCTCAAGATGGGGCTGAGCGCTCGCCACCAGCGCATCAATGTATTCAGGCTGATCGTAGAACGGCTGCACAATCGAGAACTGAATCGACAGTTTGTGGGCTTTGACCACCCGCTTGGCCTCTTCAATCACCGTGGTCACAGTACTGTCGGCAAATTGCGGATAAAGCGGCGCCAGCGTCACTTTTTCAATCCCCTGAGCCGCCAGGCGCACCAGCACGGTTTCGATCGACGGCTCGCCATAGCGCATCGCCAGTTCCACCGGCCCCTTGGTCCACTCCCGGGTCATGGCTTGCTGCAGGCGGCGGCTGAGTACCACCAGCGGCGAGCCTTCATCCCACCAGATCGAGGCGTACGCGTGAGCCGACTGTTCAGGACGCTTGATCAAAATCAACGACACCAACAAGCGTCGTACTGGCCACGGCAGGTCGATGACATACGGATCCATCAAAAACTGATTCAGGTAGCTGCGTACATCCGCTACCGAAGTTGACGCCGGCGAACCCAGGTTAACCAGCAACAGCGCGTGGTCGGTCATGCAACATCCTATTTCAGAGGCGAGCGGCTACATCATTGAGCGCCGCACGCAAATCGGTGAACTGAAAAGTGAAACCGGCTTCCAGCAATTTTGCTGGCGTCGCCCGCTGACCACCCAGCAGCAACAGTGACAACTCGCCCAGACCTACACGCAAGGCGAAGGCCGGCATCGGGATAAATGCCGGCCGATGCAACACGCTCCCCAGGGTTTTGGCAAATTCTGCATTACGTACCGGGTGCGGCGAACAAGCATTATAAGGACCACTGGCAGCATTCTCATGCAGAAGAAAATCAATCAGGGCGATTTGATCCTTGATGTGAACCCACGACATCCATTGCCGGCCATTGCCGATAGGCCCGCCCAGCGCCATCTTGAAAGGCAGCAGCAGGCGCGACAAAAAGCCCCCCTCAGCCGCCAGCACCAGCCCGGTGCGCACCAAGACCACTCGAATGCCTAACGCTTCTGCACGCTGTGCGGTTTCTTCCCAGGCAATACACAAATGGCTGGCGAAGTCCTCGCTGACCGGAGGTGACTCTTCAGTCAACTCGCGCTCCCCTCCATCGCCATACCAGCCCACTGCTGAACCGGAAATCAACACTGACGGTTTTTGCTCACGACTGTCGAGCCAGGCCACCAGGGTTTCCGTGAGCGTAATCCGACTGCTCCACAGCAACGCCTTGCGTTTGCGCGTCCAGGGCCGGTTAGCAATCGGCGCACCGGCCAGGTTGACCACTGCATCAAGCGGTTCCTGCCCAAGCTCTTCAAGAGTGGCTATACCTCTTACACCCACGCCGCATAATTCGCTCACTTGGGCAGGGCGTCGGCTCCACACGCTGAGACGATGGCCTTGAGCCAGCCAGTGATGACAAAGTTGGCGGCCTATCAGGCCCGTACCGCCGGTCAGCAATATGTGCATGAGTCGATCCTCGTAGGGAGTTTTATCAGAAGCACTGGTCTATTTTTAGAGAAAGCCATCGTTCAGCGACCCGTCGTGTCTCTTAAAGAATAGGTCAGGCTGATTCACAAGGCGCATTAAAACTTATACTAATAAATTAAATTGTACAGGTTTTGCCGACGGCGCAGGCTGTGCAAACAGGGATTGAGGCCATTATGACTTTACCTATCGCGATTATCGGGTCCGGCATCGCCGGGCTGTCAGCCGCAAATGCGTTGCACAAGGCGGGGCATGCCGTACATATATTCGACAAAAGCCGTGGCAGCGGCGGACGCATGTCGAGCAAACGCAGCGATGCTGGAATACTGGACCTGGGGGCCCAGTACTTCACCGCGCGTGACCGGCGCTTTGTGGATGAAGTTCAACAATGGCAACGCAATGGCTGGGTCGTCGAATGGGAACCCCACCTGTACAACTACAAGGACGGGCAACTGACACCCTCGCCTGACGAACAAACCCGCTGGGTCGGCAGCCCGGGCATGAGTACGATCACTCGCGGCCTGCTAGGCCATCTGACGGTAAGCTTTTCCTGCAGGATTACTGACCTGATACACGGTGAACAGCATTGGTACTTGCTGGATGCCGAAGGCGGCGAACACGGCCCTTTCAGCCACGTCATCATCGCCACCCCGGCCCCTCAGGCCACCGCGCTGCTCGCCAGCGCCCCTAAACTGGCAAGTACGGCAGCGGGCGTGACCATGGAGCCAACCTGGGCGGTAGCCCTGGCCTTTGAGTCAGCGCTCGATACCCCTATGGAAGGCTGCTTTGTACAGGGCAGCCCACTGGACTGGCTGGCCCGCAACTGCAGCAAGCCTGGACGGGATAACCAGCCCGACACGTGGGTTTTGCATGCTACCAGTGCCTGGAGCAAGCAGAACCTGGACCTGAGCAAGGAAGCCGTGATTGAGCAACTGCATGGTGCGTTTGCCGAACTGATGCACTTCCCCACCCCCGCGCCCGTGTTTAGCCTCGCACATCGCTGGCTCTACGCCCGGCCGGCTGCCGCCCATGAGTGGGGGGTGCTGGCCGATGCCGACCTGGGCTTGTATGCATGTGGCGACTGGTGCCTGTCGGGACGTGTCGAAGGTGCCTGGCTCAGCGGCTACGAGGCCGCACGGCGACTCATTGAGCATCAGGAATGAACCGCATCAATCCACGCAAACTGCTGCTGTCGAAATGGACAGCAGCTCAGCCCGAGCACCGTGAAAAACACTTTCTGGTCACTGAGCTGTTCTGCGATGACGCCGGTACGGTTCTCGACATCGAATTACAAGCGGTGCTCACCCAGGGAAGCCAGCGCTTGCCCTGGCAGAAGCTTCAAGAGCCGACGATCTGGATAATGGGCTGGAAATAACCCTCCTCCAAATACCTGTACAAGATATTTGACTTGTACAACTCAAAGCCTATGATGAACCAAGACTGTACATCACAAAAAAGATGTAC is a window of Pseudomonas taetrolens DNA encoding:
- the hemH gene encoding ferrochelatase; this translates as MTDHALLLVNLGSPASTSVADVRSYLNQFLMDPYVIDLPWPVRRLLVSLILIKRPEQSAHAYASIWWDEGSPLVVLSRRLQQAMTREWTKGPVELAMRYGEPSIETVLVRLAAQGIEKVTLAPLYPQFADSTVTTVIEEAKRVVKAHKLSIQFSIVQPFYDQPEYIDALVASAQPHLEQDYDHLLLSFHGLPERHLHKLDPTGNHCFKNADCCQKASPAVLATCYRAQCLRTAQAFAERMRLPDGKWSVAFQSRLGRAKWIEPYTEARLDELAKQGVKKIMVMCPAFVADCIETLEEIGDRGREQFRKAGGEELVLVPCLNDHPQWAAALNTLCERAPLAL
- a CDS encoding TIGR01777 family oxidoreductase, translating into MHILLTGGTGLIGRQLCHHWLAQGHRLSVWSRRPAQVSELCGVGVRGIATLEELGQEPLDAVVNLAGAPIANRPWTRKRKALLWSSRITLTETLVAWLDSREQKPSVLISGSAVGWYGDGGERELTEESPPVSEDFASHLCIAWEETAQRAEALGIRVVLVRTGLVLAAEGGFLSRLLLPFKMALGGPIGNGRQWMSWVHIKDQIALIDFLLHENAASGPYNACSPHPVRNAEFAKTLGSVLHRPAFIPMPAFALRVGLGELSLLLLGGQRATPAKLLEAGFTFQFTDLRAALNDVAARL
- a CDS encoding NAD(P)/FAD-dependent oxidoreductase — translated: MTLPIAIIGSGIAGLSAANALHKAGHAVHIFDKSRGSGGRMSSKRSDAGILDLGAQYFTARDRRFVDEVQQWQRNGWVVEWEPHLYNYKDGQLTPSPDEQTRWVGSPGMSTITRGLLGHLTVSFSCRITDLIHGEQHWYLLDAEGGEHGPFSHVIIATPAPQATALLASAPKLASTAAGVTMEPTWAVALAFESALDTPMEGCFVQGSPLDWLARNCSKPGRDNQPDTWVLHATSAWSKQNLDLSKEAVIEQLHGAFAELMHFPTPAPVFSLAHRWLYARPAAAHEWGVLADADLGLYACGDWCLSGRVEGAWLSGYEAARRLIEHQE
- a CDS encoding TIGR02450 family Trp-rich protein, encoding MNRINPRKLLLSKWTAAQPEHREKHFLVTELFCDDAGTVLDIELQAVLTQGSQRLPWQKLQEPTIWIMGWK